From one Methylomonas paludis genomic stretch:
- a CDS encoding ABC transporter ATP-binding protein, with product MLEVKGLTRQYGNFVAVDNVEFTIGDREIVGLLGHNGAGKTTIMKMLSAYLEPDQGQILIGGHDLADSAKQVQQTLGYLPESLPIYPELVVADYLDYAAELKGLAGEQKFAEIRRVIQATAIQDRILAPIATLSRGYKQRVGVAQAILGKPKLLILDEPTNGLDPAQTAQMRKLIRTLAGEATVILSTHILQEVEALCDRVLILHGGRLVLNEKLDKLRHSNHLLLVTSLTPDAAERQLLGINGVTHLESLNQQPDQHSGYRYRLTLSDRDSSHLVSARLANTLVNAGADIYQIQPELRDLETLFREVSAAPQLTNINKEELSHAA from the coding sequence ATGCTGGAAGTCAAAGGCTTGACCCGGCAGTATGGAAATTTTGTGGCTGTCGATAATGTCGAATTTACCATCGGCGACCGCGAAATCGTCGGCTTGCTGGGGCATAACGGGGCCGGCAAGACCACTATCATGAAAATGCTCAGCGCTTATCTGGAGCCGGATCAGGGGCAAATCCTGATTGGCGGCCATGATCTGGCCGACTCAGCGAAACAAGTGCAGCAGACACTGGGTTATCTTCCGGAAAGCCTGCCGATTTATCCGGAGCTGGTAGTGGCGGATTATCTGGATTATGCCGCCGAACTCAAAGGTCTGGCAGGTGAGCAGAAATTTGCCGAAATCAGGCGGGTCATTCAGGCCACAGCCATTCAAGACCGGATACTGGCACCGATAGCAACGCTATCAAGAGGCTACAAGCAGCGGGTCGGCGTGGCGCAAGCCATACTCGGCAAACCCAAACTGCTGATATTGGACGAACCGACCAACGGCCTGGATCCGGCTCAAACCGCGCAAATGCGCAAATTGATCCGCACCCTGGCCGGCGAAGCCACAGTGATTCTGTCTACCCATATCCTGCAGGAAGTAGAAGCCTTGTGCGACCGGGTGCTGATCCTGCACGGCGGCAGGCTGGTACTGAACGAAAAACTGGACAAACTCAGACACAGCAATCATCTGCTGCTGGTCACCTCGCTGACCCCGGACGCTGCAGAACGGCAATTGCTGGGGATAAATGGCGTGACACACCTGGAAAGCTTAAACCAGCAACCGGATCAGCACAGCGGCTACCGCTACCGGCTGACCCTTAGCGACCGCGACTCCAGCCACCTGGTCAGCGCCCGTCTGGCCAACACCCTGGTCAACGCCGGAGCGGACATTTATCAAATCCAGCCGGAATTGCGCGATCTGGAAACCCTGTTCCGGGAAGTCAGCGCCGCGCCTCAATTAACTAACATCAATAAGGAGGAATTAAGCCATGCAGCCTGA
- a CDS encoding redoxin domain-containing protein, with protein sequence MIKKYGFYLLFTLVIFAGQFLRDGDLVTGKPPFSEGAGVNGVPVNTFLGKGPAIIYFWAEWCGVCQMMQSGFNKVVGDYPLVTVAFQSGDSTAVQAYLRQKQLAWPVLNDPQGTNAKSFGVTAVPTLFFTNSRGDIVFTTVGYTSELGLRIRTWLAGFI encoded by the coding sequence GTGATTAAAAAATACGGCTTTTATCTATTGTTTACGCTGGTTATTTTTGCCGGCCAATTTTTACGCGACGGCGATCTGGTTACCGGCAAACCACCGTTTAGCGAGGGCGCCGGGGTTAACGGCGTACCCGTTAACACTTTCCTGGGCAAAGGCCCGGCCATCATTTATTTCTGGGCCGAATGGTGCGGGGTATGCCAAATGATGCAAAGTGGGTTTAATAAGGTGGTGGGTGATTATCCGCTGGTAACCGTAGCATTCCAGTCCGGTGATAGCACCGCCGTGCAAGCCTATTTACGCCAGAAACAACTGGCCTGGCCAGTGCTGAACGACCCGCAAGGAACCAACGCCAAAAGCTTCGGCGTCACCGCCGTCCCTACCCTGTTTTTTACCAACAGCCGGGGCGATATTGTGTTTACCACGGTAGGTTATACCAGCGAACTGGGCTTAAGAATCAGAACCTGGCTGGCGGGGTTTATTTAA
- a CDS encoding M48 family metallopeptidase — MNRTKTALPTYKIGELSYSIRRSSRINATRIVVKADKIEVVAPPKMPERQIKAFVAQQQDWINAALLRVTEQTQAIPKLAPANYAQGVHIPYLGQQLVLQIEPVNGSRLHIRHTDNAVLQVYLPVSMAAQGSELIRLALTRWMKLQARQHAERLIAQHAPRFGLIPRSLRIKTQKSRWGSCGPDNDINLNWLLMLTPPQVLEYVVVHELCHIRHKNHSAEFWSLVAQHLPEYQQQRRWLKQHGSSVMQGL, encoded by the coding sequence ATGAACCGCACTAAAACTGCCCTACCCACTTATAAAATCGGCGAACTGAGCTATAGCATCCGGCGCAGCAGCCGGATCAACGCCACCCGGATTGTCGTCAAAGCAGACAAGATTGAAGTAGTGGCTCCGCCCAAGATGCCGGAACGCCAAATTAAAGCCTTTGTTGCCCAACAGCAGGATTGGATCAACGCCGCACTGCTCAGAGTCACCGAGCAGACTCAGGCCATCCCCAAACTGGCGCCCGCCAATTACGCACAGGGCGTACACATACCCTATCTCGGTCAACAACTGGTTTTGCAGATCGAACCGGTCAACGGTAGCCGCCTGCATATTCGTCACACAGATAATGCTGTGTTACAAGTGTATCTCCCCGTCAGTATGGCCGCGCAAGGTTCTGAACTCATCAGACTAGCTTTAACGCGCTGGATGAAGTTGCAGGCGCGTCAGCACGCCGAACGCCTGATTGCCCAGCACGCCCCCCGCTTTGGCCTGATACCGCGCAGTCTGCGCATCAAAACTCAAAAAAGCCGCTGGGGCAGTTGCGGCCCGGATAACGACATTAATCTTAACTGGCTGCTGATGCTGACACCACCCCAAGTACTGGAATATGTAGTGGTACACGAGCTATGCCATATTCGCCACAAAAATCATTCCGCCGAATTTTGGAGCCTGGTGGCCCAACATCTGCCGGAATACCAACAACAGCGCCGCTGGCTGAAACAGCACGGCAGCAGTGTCATGCAGGGTTTATAA
- a CDS encoding Gldg family protein encodes MQPDYQALPMIRRIAGKETTLFFTSPIAYLFLACFAAVTLFIFFWGEAFFARNIADVRPLFEWMPVLLIFLSSTLTMRLWSEERRSGTLEHVLTQPTPLWHFVLGKFAGCLTLLGAALLVTLPLPVSVSLIGELDWGPVWAGYLATFLLGAAYLSIGLFVSSRSDNQIVSLISATALCGIFYLLGNSVITDFFGTQSAEWLRLLGSGSRFDAITRGVIDLRDLYYYLSIIAIFLTLNTYGLEKERWASSKTTPRQLSWRIVTALLIANALGANLWLGQLSGLRLDVTAGHQYSISAATQSYLSQLQEPLLLRGYFSSKTHPLLAPLVPQLQDLLREYAIASHGKVRVEFVDPLKEPELEQEANQKYGIQPAPFQVADRYQSAIVSSYFNVLVQYGDQYQVLGFRDLIEVQTGSETKLDVQLRNPEHDLTRAIKKVLNAYQSGGNPFDTLKGNLALNAYISADSALPPQLVEFRKTVQKVAENLQAQSHGRFSVNFIDPDAGDGQVAKQIAKEYGMQPLSLSLTGGSKFYFYLTLVKDKQVGQIPLNDLTEAGFKHDLEAGVKRYASGFTKTVALVTPQADVGQLGRSAGQFQTLEKFIGAELNFISEDLSDGRVSGDADVLLLLAPNNLNDKQLFAVDQFLMQGGTVIAATSPYAARLTARSISLQQHHSGLADWLAHNGLKLEEKLVLDPQNSALPLPVNRNVGGFMLQEMRMLDYPYFIDIRGQGLHHEHPVIADLPQLTMTWASPIQIDPDKQGQRKISELLRSSDKSWLSASTDVMPHLDANGQNHYASEGQTGSQLLGVVSAGRFESYFAGKASPLLSQDKIYVEPANGANTNADSVSGVIEHSPESARIILFASNDFLTDQVIRIAGSASRSEYLNSPQLIANTLDWALEDASLLSIRARGHFNRTLPPMEHDQQLFWEYGNYALAAAALGLIAWLQRARRGARHREFLRLLTE; translated from the coding sequence ATGCAGCCTGATTATCAAGCCCTGCCGATGATACGCCGCATTGCCGGTAAGGAAACCACCCTGTTTTTCACTTCACCCATCGCCTATTTGTTTTTAGCCTGTTTCGCGGCGGTGACCTTGTTTATCTTCTTTTGGGGCGAAGCGTTTTTCGCCCGCAACATTGCCGATGTGCGGCCCTTGTTCGAATGGATGCCGGTGCTGCTGATATTTTTAAGCAGCACCCTCACCATGCGCCTGTGGAGCGAAGAACGCCGCAGCGGCACACTGGAGCATGTCTTAACCCAGCCGACACCGTTATGGCACTTCGTGCTGGGAAAATTCGCCGGCTGTCTGACCCTGCTGGGTGCCGCCTTGCTGGTGACGCTGCCCTTGCCGGTGTCGGTCAGCCTGATCGGTGAACTCGACTGGGGCCCGGTATGGGCGGGCTATCTGGCAACCTTTTTACTGGGTGCGGCTTATTTAAGTATAGGTCTGTTTGTCTCCTCCCGTAGCGACAACCAGATTGTCAGCCTGATCAGCGCGACTGCGCTGTGCGGTATTTTTTACCTGCTGGGCAACAGCGTTATCACTGACTTTTTTGGCACCCAGAGCGCAGAATGGCTGCGCCTGCTGGGTAGCGGCTCGCGTTTTGATGCCATTACCCGTGGTGTCATCGACCTGCGCGACCTGTATTACTATCTGAGCATCATCGCCATATTCCTGACCTTAAACACCTACGGGCTGGAAAAAGAACGCTGGGCAAGCAGCAAAACCACACCCCGCCAGCTCAGTTGGCGCATCGTCACCGCTTTACTGATTGCCAACGCTCTGGGTGCCAATTTGTGGCTGGGTCAACTCAGCGGCCTGCGCCTGGATGTCACAGCAGGTCACCAGTATTCCATCTCAGCGGCCACACAAAGCTATCTGAGCCAACTGCAGGAGCCATTATTGCTGCGCGGCTATTTCAGCAGCAAGACCCATCCGCTGCTGGCGCCATTGGTTCCGCAATTACAGGATTTGCTGCGCGAATACGCCATCGCCAGTCACGGCAAGGTGCGGGTGGAATTTGTTGATCCGCTCAAAGAACCGGAGCTGGAACAGGAAGCCAACCAGAAATACGGCATCCAGCCGGCCCCTTTCCAGGTGGCGGACCGCTACCAGTCGGCCATCGTCAGTTCTTATTTCAACGTGCTGGTGCAATACGGCGATCAGTATCAGGTACTGGGTTTTCGCGATCTGATCGAAGTGCAAACCGGCAGCGAAACCAAACTGGACGTACAATTGCGCAATCCGGAACACGATCTGACCAGGGCCATTAAAAAAGTGCTGAACGCCTATCAGTCTGGCGGCAATCCGTTCGACACCTTAAAAGGCAATCTGGCTCTCAACGCCTATATATCGGCAGACAGCGCCTTGCCGCCCCAATTGGTGGAATTCCGCAAAACCGTGCAGAAAGTGGCGGAGAACCTGCAGGCCCAATCCCATGGCCGGTTCAGCGTCAACTTTATCGACCCTGACGCCGGTGACGGCCAAGTGGCCAAGCAAATTGCCAAGGAATACGGCATGCAGCCGCTGTCGCTGAGTTTGACGGGCGGTAGTAAATTCTATTTTTACCTGACCCTGGTCAAGGACAAACAAGTAGGGCAAATCCCACTAAACGACCTGACTGAAGCCGGGTTCAAACACGATCTGGAAGCCGGCGTCAAACGCTATGCCAGCGGCTTCACCAAAACCGTGGCGCTGGTCACTCCGCAAGCGGATGTGGGTCAGTTAGGCAGGAGCGCGGGACAGTTCCAGACTTTGGAAAAATTCATAGGCGCGGAATTGAATTTTATCTCGGAAGACCTTAGCGACGGCCGCGTCTCCGGTGACGCCGATGTGCTGTTGCTATTGGCTCCCAATAATCTGAACGACAAACAATTATTTGCTGTCGATCAGTTTTTGATGCAGGGCGGTACCGTGATCGCAGCCACTTCACCCTATGCGGCCAGATTGACAGCACGCAGCATCAGCCTGCAACAACACCATTCCGGCCTAGCCGACTGGCTGGCACATAATGGCTTGAAGCTGGAGGAAAAACTGGTACTGGATCCGCAGAACTCGGCGCTGCCCTTGCCGGTGAACCGCAACGTGGGCGGATTTATGCTGCAGGAAATGCGCATGCTGGATTATCCTTATTTCATCGATATTCGCGGCCAGGGTTTGCATCATGAACACCCTGTCATCGCTGACCTGCCGCAATTGACCATGACCTGGGCATCGCCTATTCAAATCGATCCAGACAAACAGGGCCAACGTAAAATCAGCGAATTGCTGCGCAGTTCGGACAAATCCTGGCTGTCAGCGTCCACCGATGTGATGCCGCATTTAGATGCCAATGGGCAAAACCACTACGCTTCGGAAGGCCAAACCGGCTCACAGTTATTGGGGGTAGTCAGTGCCGGTCGCTTCGAATCCTATTTCGCCGGCAAAGCTTCACCCTTGCTCAGTCAGGACAAAATCTACGTCGAACCCGCGAACGGCGCAAACACCAACGCAGATTCCGTCAGCGGCGTAATTGAACATTCACCGGAATCAGCGCGCATCATCCTGTTCGCCTCCAACGACTTCCTGACCGATCAGGTGATCCGCATCGCCGGCTCAGCCAGCCGCAGCGAATATCTGAACAGCCCGCAACTGATAGCCAACACTCTGGATTGGGCGCTGGAGGATGCCAGCCTGTTGAGTATTCGGGCGCGCGGCCACTTCAACCGCACTTTGCCGCCTATGGAACATGACCAGCAATTGTTCTGGGAATACGGCAATTATGCGCTGGCCGCCGCAGCGCTAGGCCTGATCGCCTGGTTACAGCGCGCTCGGCGTGGCGCTCGGCACCGCGAATTCTTGCGCTTACTGACTGAATAA
- a CDS encoding group II truncated hemoglobin, which translates to MTTTPYQLIGGEAAIRSLVDRFYFYMDMLPQTRGIRDMHADLAGAKEKLFKFLSGWLGGPNLFIEEYGHPMLRMRHIKFAIGPDERDQWMLCMDKALAEVNMDASFRRELRNALQQLATHMINQEQESLVQIDEPH; encoded by the coding sequence ATGACCACTACGCCTTACCAGTTAATTGGCGGCGAGGCCGCCATTCGCAGTTTGGTGGACCGCTTTTACTTTTATATGGATATGCTGCCGCAAACCCGTGGCATCCGAGACATGCACGCCGATCTGGCCGGTGCCAAGGAAAAGCTGTTCAAGTTTTTATCCGGCTGGTTGGGCGGGCCTAATCTGTTTATAGAAGAATACGGCCATCCCATGCTGCGGATGCGCCATATCAAATTTGCCATTGGCCCGGACGAACGTGACCAATGGATGCTGTGCATGGACAAAGCCCTGGCCGAAGTCAACATGGATGCCAGTTTTCGCCGGGAATTGCGCAATGCCCTGCAACAGCTGGCCACCCACATGATTAATCAGGAACAGGAGTCTCTGGTGCAAATTGATGAACCGCACTAA
- a CDS encoding DUF4160 domain-containing protein — MTFMPELARFFGIIIYMNWRDHNPPHIHACYGDYEALVSLDGKVLNGSLPRRALSLVFEWLAIHHNELLEDWELAQLRKPLNRIEPLE, encoded by the coding sequence ATGACTTTTATGCCTGAATTGGCGCGTTTCTTTGGTATCATTATTTATATGAACTGGCGAGACCATAACCCGCCGCATATTCACGCTTGTTACGGTGATTATGAAGCCTTAGTAAGTCTCGACGGCAAGGTCTTGAACGGCAGTTTGCCAAGGCGAGCTTTATCCCTAGTGTTTGAATGGCTAGCAATTCATCATAATGAATTGCTTGAAGATTGGGAACTGGCCCAATTGCGAAAACCGTTAAATCGTATTGAACCTTTGG
- a CDS encoding DUF4340 domain-containing protein, whose amino-acid sequence MKKMQTWLVGSLVLQLLLAALIYWQQNSQQQAAPQALLAFNPEQLDKIVLSDAGHSVTLNKTAAGWIIPELKQLPADNSKLTGLLSKLQALQSGWPLATTAVSHQRFEVADDKYQRRLQLIHGQNPVAELLLGTSPGFKKSYLRRPGDDNVYAGNLSSFEVPVSNAEWLDKSLLAAGDAETIKGPDFVLEKKTDGWHFAAAANQTDSPAQLDQAKAQQLAGALAGLQVLALADNPPPASDPANKTWELQVSGKTGDRTYRFVQNADHYLVGRNDRDNLFSINKQDFERITQASRQQLSLAEPAPSTTPPEPPPASPKVPN is encoded by the coding sequence ATGAAGAAAATGCAAACCTGGTTAGTCGGCTCGCTAGTACTGCAACTGCTGCTGGCAGCCTTGATCTATTGGCAACAAAACAGCCAGCAGCAAGCGGCGCCGCAAGCCTTGCTGGCCTTTAACCCAGAGCAGCTGGACAAAATCGTGCTCAGCGATGCCGGTCACAGCGTTACCCTGAATAAAACCGCTGCCGGCTGGATTATTCCGGAATTGAAACAATTACCGGCCGACAACTCTAAGTTGACCGGGCTGCTCAGCAAACTGCAAGCTCTGCAAAGCGGCTGGCCGCTGGCCACCACGGCCGTCAGCCATCAGCGCTTTGAAGTGGCGGACGACAAATACCAACGCCGCCTGCAACTGATACACGGGCAAAATCCGGTAGCGGAACTGCTGCTGGGTACCTCGCCCGGTTTTAAAAAGTCCTACCTGCGTCGCCCCGGTGACGACAATGTTTATGCCGGCAACTTGAGCAGTTTCGAAGTACCGGTCAGTAACGCCGAATGGCTGGACAAGTCCTTACTGGCGGCAGGGGACGCTGAAACCATCAAAGGCCCGGATTTCGTGCTGGAGAAAAAAACCGATGGCTGGCATTTCGCGGCAGCGGCAAACCAAACAGACAGCCCTGCGCAACTGGATCAGGCCAAGGCCCAACAATTGGCCGGCGCGTTGGCTGGCCTGCAGGTATTGGCCCTGGCGGATAATCCACCGCCAGCCAGCGACCCGGCCAATAAAACCTGGGAGTTACAGGTGAGCGGTAAAACCGGCGACAGAACCTACCGATTTGTACAAAATGCAGATCATTATCTGGTTGGCCGTAATGATCGTGACAACCTGTTCAGCATCAACAAACAGGATTTTGAACGCATCACCCAAGCCAGTCGTCAGCAGTTGTCATTAGCTGAACCTGCGCCAAGCACTACCCCGCCGGAACCTCCGCCGGCAAGCCCTAAAGTCCCAAATTAA